The proteins below are encoded in one region of Leptospira terpstrae serovar Hualin str. LT 11-33 = ATCC 700639:
- a CDS encoding magnesium transporter MgtE N-terminal domain-containing protein yields the protein MKEVLVTIQSVYQYLEKLGPKKSFQILKNLGYEKLLSLTGKVPKERLIVLTQKLSEDTVVELVKQIPEKILVEMIRENDDDDLVYFIHSLPMEDLALVSRSIPPHDVGLLAKTLGKETSVEILKTLGIQKSIALLKEIPMKDFLWLVDEIHVGPVIQLVSELSVADCKKWIKQRGLAELPILVKFFGVTNALVIFKKLGMNQALEMMHLLGTREMLELSLLLSGMHLEEKNMPALTVLKPNDLSSVNKTKPAPKKKQIPKKKKTSKR from the coding sequence ATGAAAGAAGTTCTCGTTACAATCCAAAGTGTTTATCAATATTTAGAAAAACTTGGCCCCAAAAAATCCTTCCAGATTTTGAAAAATCTGGGTTATGAAAAGTTACTTTCGTTAACCGGAAAGGTTCCTAAAGAAAGACTAATAGTTCTTACTCAAAAGTTAAGTGAAGATACTGTTGTGGAACTAGTAAAACAAATTCCGGAAAAGATCCTCGTGGAGATGATTCGCGAGAATGATGACGATGATTTGGTATATTTTATCCACTCCCTGCCCATGGAGGATTTAGCCCTTGTTTCGCGGAGCATTCCTCCACATGATGTAGGGTTACTCGCAAAAACTTTGGGTAAAGAGACCAGTGTAGAAATTTTGAAAACTTTAGGAATTCAAAAGTCCATTGCACTTCTAAAAGAAATTCCAATGAAAGATTTTCTTTGGTTGGTAGATGAAATCCATGTAGGGCCAGTCATCCAACTTGTTAGCGAACTTTCAGTAGCGGATTGTAAGAAATGGATCAAACAACGAGGCCTTGCGGAACTTCCTATACTCGTAAAATTCTTTGGAGTCACCAATGCTCTTGTGATTTTTAAAAAACTGGGGATGAACCAAGCACTAGAAATGATGCATTTACTTGGAACACGAGAAATGTTGGAGTTGTCACTACTGTTGTCGGGGATGCATTTAGAAGAAAAAAATATGCCGGCTCTTACTGTGCTAAAACCAAATGATTTATCATCCGTAAACAAAACAAAACCAGCACCGAAGAAAAAACAAATCCCAAAGAAGAAAAAAACTTCTAAACGCTAA
- a CDS encoding helix-turn-helix domain-containing protein: MTDIIDSGVWAGLSHAAKTLYPVLLKFSDYNFKPVWPNTETLMRLTGFKTKKSIVSAKKELTRAGLLYQVPGNGRTSTRYHFSFHYEGSRITPLGDTNITLRDSETETSGGSKLAGKGGADGTPNHINITISNTNNLPAVPASGELGKEKEEKKAFETLVELFGPEIALEAYKKAVSLHMESNVSYVQSLCRELVSMQRKEVLKTGQNVSTEESLSHPASWAGFLSWASKELTQSSWNQLGNVQVETDGNVIIVISPLQGHLRQIVNMYFTERVKPAVLVVFSEKEEGSRLSEIR, from the coding sequence ATGACCGACATCATAGATTCTGGTGTTTGGGCTGGCCTATCCCATGCGGCCAAAACACTCTACCCGGTCTTATTGAAATTCAGTGACTACAACTTCAAACCAGTTTGGCCCAATACAGAAACATTGATGAGGCTTACCGGATTCAAAACTAAAAAATCCATTGTATCTGCCAAAAAAGAACTCACCAGGGCGGGCCTACTCTACCAAGTCCCCGGTAACGGACGAACTTCCACCCGGTATCACTTTTCCTTCCATTATGAGGGATCCAGAATTACCCCTCTGGGGGATACAAACATAACCCTCAGGGATTCCGAAACGGAGACCTCTGGGGGTTCGAAACTTGCCGGAAAGGGGGGTGCTGACGGAACCCCTAACCATATTAATATAACTATATCTAATACAAACAATCTACCTGCGGTGCCCGCATCAGGGGAATTAGGCAAAGAAAAGGAAGAGAAAAAAGCATTCGAAACTTTGGTGGAACTCTTTGGACCTGAGATTGCGCTGGAAGCCTATAAAAAGGCGGTCTCCTTGCATATGGAATCAAACGTCTCCTATGTCCAGTCTCTCTGCCGAGAGCTGGTCTCTATGCAAAGAAAGGAAGTGCTTAAAACTGGGCAGAATGTTTCTACTGAAGAAAGTCTATCTCATCCGGCTTCTTGGGCAGGATTTTTATCTTGGGCAAGCAAGGAGTTGACCCAATCTTCTTGGAACCAACTCGGCAATGTGCAGGTAGAAACAGATGGGAATGTGATTATTGTGATTTCCCCCCTACAGGGACATTTACGCCAAATCGTGAATATGTATTTTACGGAACGAGTGAAACCCGCGGTCCTTGTGGTATTTTCAGAAAAAGAAGAAGGATCGCGCCTCAGTGAAATTCGATAG
- a CDS encoding ParB/RepB/Spo0J family partition protein produces MSLKSKRLGTLADIYQAENLDGTIRTIRMDRILPSEHQPRQERKKGIEELAQTLKVDGLLQPIIVSKGEREGHYKIIAGERRYHAAKSLGWIEIECKILNRPDKEIYKLAVIENLQRENLSPYEEVDALLFLKNSHNYTDQELGDLFGKSRSYMTEVLSITSMSKEDLDKCKKNEIYNKNLLVQAAQAAKKGSLDDFLTLFHQGALKTVRDAKDFNKQMKSGEPNAAKNSLFSGYKIRRTGTGIQILSDDEILLGDIYKFVRKELVKKYGDSA; encoded by the coding sequence ATGAGCTTAAAAAGTAAACGCCTCGGAACTCTCGCCGACATCTACCAAGCGGAAAATTTGGATGGGACCATTCGAACCATTCGGATGGACAGGATCTTACCTTCCGAACACCAACCGAGACAGGAAAGAAAAAAAGGGATCGAAGAGCTCGCACAGACCTTAAAGGTCGATGGACTTTTACAACCGATCATTGTCTCCAAAGGGGAACGGGAAGGTCATTATAAAATCATTGCCGGGGAAAGAAGATACCATGCGGCCAAATCGCTCGGCTGGATCGAAATTGAATGTAAAATTCTAAATCGTCCTGACAAAGAAATCTATAAATTAGCCGTCATTGAAAACCTACAAAGAGAAAACTTGTCCCCCTACGAAGAGGTGGATGCCCTACTTTTTTTGAAAAACTCCCACAACTACACCGATCAGGAGTTAGGTGACCTTTTTGGAAAAAGTCGCAGTTATATGACGGAAGTCCTTTCCATTACCTCGATGTCTAAAGAAGACCTCGATAAATGTAAAAAAAATGAAATCTACAATAAGAACCTTTTGGTCCAAGCAGCCCAAGCTGCAAAAAAAGGAAGCCTCGACGATTTTTTAACCCTCTTCCATCAAGGGGCTTTGAAAACGGTGAGGGATGCAAAAGATTTTAACAAACAGATGAAATCGGGTGAACCGAATGCGGCAAAAAACTCCTTATTTTCTGGTTACAAAATCAGAAGGACAGGAACAGGGATTCAGATTTTGTCGGATGACGAAATTTTACTCGGAGACATTTACAAATTCGTTCGTAAAGAATTGGTAAAAAAATACGGAGATTCGGCATAA
- a CDS encoding ParA family protein codes for MITIAVANQKGGEGKTTTSLNLAMGLARRNLKTLLIDMDPQANSTGIFLNPETVEKDLAHLFQNSASLKEIITPAYNEHLWVAPSSMRLAEMETVSVNSVEAPYILRDSLAAIKEFDFVIIDCPPSLSIFTVNSLVAANYVLIPLQAEKFSMDGIMGLQQTISSIKKRINPELEILGALITQLKPQTLLTKTILPVLTKYFRIFEHTISDGVAIGESHLAKKSVFDYNRTSRQSQEYEGFIEEVLNELKK; via the coding sequence ATGATCACCATTGCAGTTGCAAACCAAAAAGGCGGAGAAGGAAAAACGACTACTTCTTTGAATCTTGCCATGGGGTTGGCCCGTCGCAATCTTAAAACCCTACTCATTGATATGGACCCTCAGGCCAATTCTACGGGAATTTTTCTGAATCCAGAGACAGTTGAAAAGGATCTTGCCCACCTCTTTCAAAATTCTGCCAGCCTTAAAGAAATCATCACCCCGGCATATAACGAGCATTTGTGGGTAGCGCCATCTAGCATGCGTTTGGCGGAAATGGAAACAGTTTCTGTAAACTCTGTGGAGGCTCCTTATATATTAAGAGACTCCCTTGCCGCCATCAAAGAATTTGATTTTGTGATTATTGACTGCCCCCCATCTCTTTCCATTTTCACAGTGAACAGTCTTGTGGCCGCAAACTACGTCCTCATTCCCCTCCAGGCAGAAAAATTCTCCATGGATGGAATTATGGGCTTACAACAAACCATCTCTTCGATCAAAAAAAGGATCAACCCGGAGTTAGAAATTTTAGGAGCTCTCATTACCCAGCTCAAACCCCAGACCCTACTCACAAAAACCATCCTTCCCGTTTTAACCAAATACTTCCGAATTTTCGAACATACCATTTCGGACGGAGTGGCGATCGGAGAAAGCCATCTGGCAAAAAAATCTGTTTTCGATTACAACAGGACCTCTCGCCAGTCTCAAGAATATGAAGGTTTTATAGAGGAGGTTTTAAATGAGCTTAAAAAGTAA
- a CDS encoding discoidin domain-containing protein — protein sequence MKDHLIRTSHPYSLPIKSVSTSGTFEVKNEEFLSFFEEKEQSSLSSIIFKFDDVVYFNGIELLPGKDGLDFFPDSFRFELSHDGKYWEPILQESSFRKSFKTSAKWLFSLTSARYVKFVSKISRKASNGKNRISFGQLKIQVTGVQSIQASSELDRLYVKENLFDTRPDYGWSSKKKEEPEEEYLILDMGSVNRIEEMRMLTKNDPITNFPERFLTYYSEDDITWHQLHEENFFLSEPGTWYKWRFPAVNLRYLKLVFIQEKQPNKKDYITEVIELELYSSADKKDSGGPTREPLPYASVLRSGIIRLAVDGEVKEGVVVQANDRRLRDATTEYRGIVELASDGEEKPGVAVQGNDKRLKIATELTHGLVRLSRSGEARPGLVVQSDDERLRSASTDHPGIVELALDGETRPGVVVQGNDSRLRVATKKSIGLVQLADSGEVAVDKVVTGDDPRLRDATNTAKGIVQLAPNGGEEPNTVVQGNDKRLKHASTEIHGIVQLAHSGETKPGAVVQGSDKRLAKAGFHDAGIVLLANHGEAVPGKVVLSDDPRLSDKRDPKPHTHPYAEKEHDFNSHTGLLKITGEAEASSKGFVPPQTNDAVIYGKNTKVGTGVVGVSAGTGVTGFGDSIGVYGLSKGKSSKQSAGILGAGTTAPGGRFLSQSDFALVVDGKGIPELELSGSGKAIYANGESLFEGNLRITKEGGEECIARYFRLDGKDVVTAGDLLVATEEPGVLGRSKHPYSTNVIGVCVTNAHVVFGKQEKAVEYVLVALLGITKMHVDATQVPIYPGDLLVSGLSSGHAVKADPTKLKPGMLVAKAIEACKRDKGNILCMLTFS from the coding sequence ATGAAAGATCATTTAATCCGCACAAGCCACCCCTACTCATTACCGATCAAATCAGTTTCCACTTCGGGAACCTTCGAAGTCAAAAACGAAGAATTTTTATCCTTTTTTGAAGAAAAGGAGCAGTCCTCTCTATCCTCCATCATCTTTAAATTTGATGATGTTGTATATTTTAATGGAATCGAACTTTTGCCTGGGAAAGATGGTTTGGACTTTTTTCCCGACTCTTTCCGATTTGAATTGTCTCATGATGGAAAGTATTGGGAACCAATTTTGCAAGAGTCTTCCTTTCGTAAGTCCTTCAAAACTTCGGCTAAATGGCTTTTTTCTCTTACTAGCGCCCGTTATGTGAAGTTTGTTTCCAAAATTTCAAGAAAAGCCAGTAACGGGAAAAACCGGATTAGTTTTGGTCAATTGAAGATACAGGTTACCGGTGTCCAATCCATCCAAGCAAGTTCTGAGTTGGACCGTCTGTATGTGAAAGAAAATCTTTTTGATACAAGGCCTGATTATGGATGGTCTTCCAAAAAGAAAGAAGAACCAGAAGAGGAATATTTAATTTTGGATATGGGCTCTGTGAACCGCATTGAAGAAATGCGAATGCTCACAAAAAATGATCCAATCACAAATTTCCCAGAGAGATTTTTAACCTATTATAGTGAAGATGATATTACTTGGCACCAACTACATGAAGAGAACTTCTTTTTGTCAGAACCTGGCACTTGGTATAAATGGCGGTTTCCTGCAGTCAACTTACGATATTTAAAACTGGTATTTATCCAAGAAAAACAACCAAACAAAAAAGACTACATTACGGAAGTCATAGAACTTGAGTTATACTCTAGTGCAGATAAAAAAGATTCCGGAGGTCCGACGAGAGAACCACTCCCCTATGCTTCAGTGCTTCGTTCGGGAATCATTCGCCTTGCAGTGGATGGAGAAGTCAAAGAAGGTGTTGTGGTTCAGGCTAATGATAGACGTCTCCGTGATGCAACGACGGAATACCGCGGAATTGTGGAATTGGCTTCAGACGGAGAAGAAAAACCAGGAGTGGCTGTTCAAGGAAATGATAAACGCCTAAAAATCGCCACTGAACTCACCCATGGCCTGGTTCGGTTGTCAAGAAGTGGGGAAGCGCGACCAGGGCTTGTGGTGCAATCAGATGATGAACGTTTGCGAAGTGCCTCCACCGACCATCCCGGTATCGTTGAGCTCGCGTTAGATGGCGAAACTCGTCCTGGAGTAGTAGTCCAAGGAAATGATTCTCGTCTTCGTGTTGCCACGAAAAAATCCATAGGTCTTGTGCAACTGGCTGATTCTGGAGAAGTGGCTGTTGATAAAGTGGTCACCGGGGATGATCCAAGACTTAGAGATGCCACAAATACTGCCAAAGGGATTGTGCAACTAGCACCTAACGGTGGTGAAGAGCCAAATACCGTTGTCCAAGGAAATGACAAACGTCTCAAACATGCGAGTACGGAGATACATGGGATAGTACAATTGGCCCACTCTGGTGAAACGAAACCTGGAGCTGTAGTCCAAGGAAGTGACAAACGATTGGCAAAGGCTGGATTTCATGATGCAGGTATTGTTTTACTTGCAAATCATGGAGAAGCGGTTCCGGGTAAGGTAGTCCTTTCTGATGATCCTAGATTGTCAGATAAAAGAGATCCGAAGCCACACACCCATCCATATGCCGAAAAAGAACATGATTTTAATTCACATACAGGACTTTTGAAAATCACTGGAGAGGCAGAAGCTTCTTCTAAAGGATTTGTTCCTCCGCAAACAAATGATGCTGTGATTTACGGAAAGAATACAAAAGTAGGAACCGGGGTTGTGGGTGTATCTGCAGGAACTGGAGTTACTGGTTTTGGAGACTCTATCGGTGTGTATGGTTTATCAAAAGGGAAGTCATCCAAACAATCGGCAGGAATCTTAGGTGCCGGAACTACGGCGCCTGGGGGAAGGTTTCTTTCTCAATCAGATTTTGCACTTGTAGTGGATGGAAAAGGAATTCCTGAACTGGAACTTTCTGGATCCGGCAAAGCCATCTATGCCAATGGTGAGTCTTTGTTTGAAGGGAACCTTCGCATTACAAAAGAAGGTGGTGAAGAGTGTATTGCTCGTTACTTTCGATTGGATGGAAAGGATGTAGTAACTGCAGGGGATTTACTGGTGGCAACCGAAGAACCGGGAGTTCTGGGAAGGTCTAAACACCCCTACTCTACAAATGTCATTGGAGTATGTGTCACAAATGCTCATGTGGTTTTTGGAAAACAAGAAAAGGCTGTAGAATATGTTCTTGTTGCCCTTCTGGGAATTACAAAAATGCATGTGGATGCAACACAAGTGCCCATTTATCCGGGAGATCTTTTGGTTTCTGGATTATCCTCTGGTCATGCAGTGAAAGCAGATCCTACAAAATTAAAACCAGGAATGCTTGTAGCAAAGGCGATTGAAGCCTGCAAACGAGACAAAGGGAATATCCTTTGTATGTTAACTTTCTCCTAA
- a CDS encoding AZOBR_p60025 family cell surface glycopolymer formation protein, which yields MQNGSVKRHQLWFLLIFFLLGVGGLIYFKTAPYEHSLSALIGIWEGFYEINPNLVDPQFVIYRSGGYDGQFFYFLAKDLFVGGDWDLIVDSYHFRFHRMGLSLFAGAVSHAVGFSNYPLITLLFLLLTFSASVFCLYSLLPESKKWFIVFYLFSPYSLNANLLLVADSLFVSFGIIAFYFFKNKKDLLAVFFFLLMVITRELGVLFLIPIVYKALLEKRGREVLLYSLPGVAFLCLVAYGRIQPPNHLGTNPLGFRDMTDFPLFGFCKSFYDAGSFQFKPKEFPKILFFISFIALSVVSLQSLKESFSNNIPLLIPIFGSLFVILIAEEGYWRSFDNLSRMFTLILPFSLLLEGALKRPFLRLFLGISITLFLFLIIRILWITPTKEFFLSP from the coding sequence TTGCAAAATGGAAGTGTGAAACGGCACCAACTTTGGTTTTTATTGATTTTTTTCCTTTTAGGAGTAGGGGGACTCATCTACTTCAAAACAGCTCCTTACGAACACTCCCTTTCCGCTCTGATTGGGATTTGGGAAGGTTTTTACGAAATCAATCCAAACCTTGTTGATCCACAATTTGTAATCTACAGATCAGGTGGTTACGACGGTCAGTTTTTCTATTTTCTCGCAAAAGATTTGTTTGTTGGTGGCGACTGGGATCTTATCGTAGATTCTTACCATTTCCGCTTTCACAGAATGGGACTTTCTCTCTTTGCGGGTGCCGTTTCCCATGCAGTTGGATTTTCCAATTATCCCTTAATCACTCTTTTGTTTTTGCTGTTAACATTTTCCGCCTCCGTCTTTTGTTTGTACTCTCTACTTCCAGAATCAAAAAAATGGTTTATTGTCTTTTATCTATTTTCTCCTTACTCTTTAAATGCAAATCTACTTCTTGTAGCCGATTCTCTCTTTGTCAGCTTTGGAATCATAGCTTTCTACTTCTTTAAAAACAAAAAAGACCTTCTCGCAGTTTTCTTTTTTCTACTAATGGTTATCACTCGCGAGTTAGGTGTCTTATTTCTTATACCCATTGTGTACAAGGCTCTTCTTGAAAAGAGAGGAAGAGAAGTTTTACTTTATTCCCTTCCTGGTGTCGCATTTCTTTGTTTGGTGGCTTACGGCAGGATACAACCTCCAAACCACTTGGGAACCAATCCTCTTGGATTTCGGGATATGACAGACTTCCCGCTATTCGGTTTTTGTAAAAGTTTCTACGATGCTGGATCTTTTCAGTTCAAACCAAAAGAGTTCCCAAAAATTCTCTTTTTTATCTCTTTTATCGCACTTTCTGTCGTCAGTTTACAATCACTGAAAGAATCCTTTTCCAACAATATCCCTCTACTCATTCCGATATTTGGAAGTTTGTTTGTAATCCTCATTGCAGAAGAAGGGTATTGGCGATCATTCGATAACTTAAGCCGGATGTTCACACTCATTTTGCCTTTTTCCTTATTACTAGAAGGGGCTCTAAAAAGACCATTTTTACGTTTATTTCTAGGTATTTCGATTACCTTGTTCTTATTTTTAATCATCCGGATCCTCTGGATCACACCCACCAAGGAGTTTTTCTTAAGTCCATGA
- a CDS encoding phosphatidylinositol phospholipase, with amino-acid sequence MSQPKRVAFQKFLNAMRKLSTEVNDSEICKRLEILMATSKDDLPIAVVNQLLQDPKNFDPKSIHEPYTQYVRHFIYMVKRNGRVPSDLLAGEEDKSSGDRTGHKSAKKQPSSRSKTKRSTSKPTSPVKKGKSSSKSTSKKS; translated from the coding sequence ATGTCTCAGCCGAAGCGAGTTGCCTTCCAAAAATTCCTCAATGCTATGCGAAAACTCTCTACTGAAGTCAATGACTCGGAGATCTGCAAACGATTGGAAATTCTCATGGCAACCAGTAAGGACGATCTCCCAATCGCTGTGGTCAACCAGCTCTTGCAGGATCCTAAGAACTTCGATCCAAAGTCCATCCATGAGCCATATACTCAATATGTCCGACATTTCATCTACATGGTCAAACGCAATGGAAGGGTCCCCAGTGACCTTCTGGCCGGAGAAGAAGACAAATCTTCTGGTGATCGCACAGGTCACAAATCAGCAAAAAAACAACCATCGAGTCGTTCTAAGACGAAACGTAGTACATCCAAACCCACAAGTCCTGTAAAGAAGGGGAAGTCTTCCTCTAAATCTACTTCTAAAAAGTCCTAA
- a CDS encoding helix-turn-helix domain-containing protein: MPSQAISLLASEKTGKDWMDSVLPKLWEGLCTELGFSAGVVVLKVEKEDSFYESASFGYGEDGFYYSFLNRGSLHWEELMHSQEPVFFSGSEFELFGKKTNAMAIRIRSKQTEIGFLLTEMDESLPFPAGIFLTFFAEKIGNEWGKTQKDMVSIEKPTSDNSHTLYRSEIPNLDLATSEFTKQKILTILGPSGSGKKTLAKWIHQTQLPGAPILVVESLPDHFGKLEKALALWGEESRFGSLVLVGVQALNLGQQQILSDWWFKSGYSGSLFLLGPEEMGQELLPEFERFLRKNSLVLPSLRFLPKAKLQTLVQAIFEELCDSQNRSGLQLGAKSLQELISRSYSENFTDLRNAILTGILTCRTNQVEPADLEPGKFKMDLEIPDAEDLDLRRGTEALERQKILLAMRIFSGNQIRMAKALGISRGSLQYKMKQLGLM, from the coding sequence ATGCCATCTCAAGCCATTTCCCTACTTGCCTCTGAAAAAACAGGCAAGGATTGGATGGATTCTGTCCTACCCAAATTGTGGGAAGGGCTATGTACAGAGCTTGGTTTCTCCGCTGGTGTGGTTGTCCTAAAGGTCGAGAAGGAAGATTCATTTTATGAATCTGCGAGTTTTGGATATGGAGAAGATGGATTTTATTATTCCTTTTTGAATCGTGGTTCTCTGCACTGGGAAGAGTTAATGCACTCCCAGGAACCAGTATTTTTTTCTGGTTCAGAGTTTGAGTTGTTTGGTAAAAAAACAAATGCGATGGCCATTCGGATTCGATCCAAACAGACAGAAATTGGATTCTTACTTACGGAAATGGATGAATCCCTTCCTTTTCCTGCAGGAATTTTTCTAACATTTTTTGCAGAAAAAATTGGGAACGAATGGGGTAAAACGCAAAAGGATATGGTGAGTATTGAAAAACCGACTTCAGACAATTCACATACTTTATACCGCTCTGAAATTCCCAATTTGGATCTAGCAACTTCGGAATTTACGAAACAAAAAATCCTTACCATTCTCGGACCTTCTGGTTCTGGGAAAAAAACATTGGCCAAATGGATTCACCAAACCCAGTTACCGGGAGCACCTATTTTAGTGGTAGAATCCTTGCCGGACCATTTTGGGAAGTTGGAAAAAGCCCTCGCCCTTTGGGGAGAAGAGTCTAGGTTTGGAAGTTTGGTCCTTGTTGGAGTCCAGGCGCTTAACTTAGGGCAACAACAAATCCTTTCTGATTGGTGGTTCAAATCCGGGTATTCTGGATCTTTATTCCTGCTAGGACCCGAAGAAATGGGCCAAGAATTATTACCTGAATTTGAAAGATTTTTAAGGAAAAATTCGTTGGTACTACCATCCCTCAGGTTCCTTCCCAAAGCAAAATTGCAAACTTTGGTTCAGGCCATATTTGAAGAATTATGTGATTCTCAGAACCGATCGGGTTTGCAATTAGGGGCAAAGAGTTTGCAGGAATTAATATCTAGATCCTATTCAGAAAATTTTACGGACTTACGAAATGCAATTCTCACTGGGATTTTGACTTGCCGGACGAACCAAGTGGAGCCGGCAGATTTGGAACCTGGGAAATTTAAGATGGATTTAGAGATTCCCGATGCGGAAGATTTAGACTTGCGGCGTGGAACAGAGGCCTTAGAAAGGCAGAAGATTCTTCTGGCTATGCGGATCTTTTCTGGCAACCAAATCCGAATGGCAAAGGCCTTAGGTATTTCGAGGGGATCCCTCCAATATAAAATGAAACAACTTGGTTTAATGTAA
- a CDS encoding 1,4-dihydroxy-6-naphthoate synthase — MISLAYSPCPNDTFLFYHLTRNASYPVKEELYDVENLNEFAFQGKFPVTKLSFAAYFQIIDKYILLETGSALGRGCGPLLVRKKNSKTDLTNYKKLYIPGMLTTANLLLSLYTNGKHTPTALRYDEIIPKVMSEEDSLGVIIHEERFTYEERGMEKVVDLGEWWEESTGYPIPLGAIAIRRDIQKVEALQFQTNLRKSLSDAYLEPKEMMDYIRFNSQNKDDAVIKSHINLYVNEFTKNLGEEGHGAVEYLLKRAIEAGFIKKPTPLPLFLGES; from the coding sequence ATGATATCTCTTGCCTATTCCCCATGCCCCAATGATACTTTCCTCTTCTACCACTTGACCCGTAACGCCAGTTATCCTGTAAAAGAAGAATTATATGACGTAGAGAACCTGAACGAATTTGCTTTCCAGGGTAAATTTCCTGTCACAAAACTTTCGTTTGCCGCCTACTTTCAAATCATCGACAAATATATTTTACTGGAAACAGGATCGGCTCTCGGGAGAGGTTGTGGCCCTTTACTTGTCCGAAAGAAGAATTCCAAAACTGATCTTACCAATTACAAAAAACTTTACATTCCAGGGATGTTAACTACAGCTAACCTACTTTTGTCTTTATATACGAATGGAAAACACACTCCAACAGCATTACGTTATGATGAAATCATTCCGAAAGTGATGAGTGAGGAAGATAGCCTTGGTGTAATCATTCATGAAGAAAGATTTACCTACGAAGAACGAGGAATGGAAAAGGTAGTGGATCTTGGAGAATGGTGGGAGGAATCTACCGGTTATCCCATTCCTTTAGGCGCCATTGCCATCCGCCGCGACATACAAAAAGTTGAGGCTCTCCAGTTCCAAACCAATCTAAGAAAAAGCCTTAGCGACGCTTACTTAGAACCCAAAGAAATGATGGATTACATTCGCTTCAATTCGCAAAACAAAGATGATGCGGTAATCAAATCTCATATTAATTTGTATGTAAATGAATTCACAAAAAATTTAGGAGAAGAAGGGCACGGAGCCGTGGAATATCTTTTGAAACGAGCGATTGAGGCAGGTTTTATCAAAAAACCTACCCCATTGCCTTTGTTTTTAGGAGAAAGTTAA